In Larimichthys crocea isolate SSNF chromosome VI, L_crocea_2.0, whole genome shotgun sequence, one genomic interval encodes:
- the LOC113745899 gene encoding odorant receptor 131-2-like, protein MEEEKKITTQLEKWMEENFSVEEEKLSGIKHRRGEVWAAQESSASDSSLQGDEMVLPQFVVCFVYYGMEGLGFQIFKVNPRFILFIHLVFNDMIQLTTSISISVLYYVFDTIHVYICCLLILPTILTTQNTPLNLAFMAAECYIAVCIPLRYNNICTVNGTYIVIGIIWAISSLSVLPDVFILLATEPLEFFHTRVYCLRDTVFRSAYSVKKRYATHILFLVVVWLTLFYTYFRILFVAKAADADAKKARNTILLHGFQLLMCMMTYVQPLLIQVLTYVFPGQFKTIYFALYVINHIFPRFVSPIVYGLRDKTFRKYFKKYLCTLYGSFMMFKMSTC, encoded by the exons tgtggaggaggagaagctgagTGGCATCAAGCATAGACGAGGAGAGGTGTGGGCTGCTCAGGAGAGCAGTGCCAG TGATTCCTCACTGCAGGGCGATGAGATGGTGCTTCCTCAGTTCGTGGTGTGCTTTGTTTATTATGGGATGGAGGGTCTGGG ATTTCAGATCTTCAAGGTGAACCCTCGCTTTATCCTTTTTATCCACCTGGTGTTCAACGACATGATCCAGCTCACAACCAGcatctccatctctgtcctctATTATGTCTTTGATACGATCCATGTCTACATCTGTTGTCTCCTCATCCTGCCGACCATCCTCACCACACAGAACACCCCTCTGAATCTGGCTTTCATGGCAGCAGAGTGTTACATTGCTGTCTGCATTCCCCTCCGCTACAACAACATATGTACAGTCAATGGAACATATATTGTTATTGGCATAATCTGGGCAATAAGTTCACTTTCTGTACTGCCAGATGTCTTCATTCTTTTGGCCACTGAACCTCTGGAGTTCTTTCATACCAGAGTTTATTGCTTGAGGGATACAGTGTTTAGGAGTGCCTACAGTGTAAAGAAGAGGTATGCAACACACATATTGTTTCTGGTCGTGGTTTGGCTCACTCTGTTCTACACTTACTTCagaattttgtttgtggccAAAGCTGCTGATGCAGACGCTAAAAAGGCAAGAAACACGATCCTGCTTCATGGTTTTCAGCTGCTGATGTGTATGATGACCTATGTGCAACCTTTGTTAATTCAAGTTCTCACATACGTGTTTCCAGGACAGTTCAAAACtatatattttgctttatatgTTATAAACCACATCTTCCCTCGCTTTGTTAGTCCTATTGTCTACGGGCTACGAGATAAGACTTTCAGGAAGTACTTCAAAAAGTATCTGTGTACA CTTTACGGCAGCTTCATGATGTTTAAGATGAGTACGTGTTAG